The Helicoverpa zea isolate HzStark_Cry1AcR chromosome 2, ilHelZeax1.1, whole genome shotgun sequence DNA window gttaatctacaatttgttaaaaaacggaatttaattatctgctgccgtggccttcccccgccacttgtcgcgaaagtacgagacttacactcccgagtggtaccaacctacatggtgccaaaatggaattttggaatgcaatatttaaaacaatttaattgaaaatgaataataatataatattgtcaaaagtgaaacgatttaccatatggaaatcttgaattttccacggaacccctgagggcctgtcacggaacctcagggttccgcggaaccccatttgggaacggcTGATGTAGTGTACAAATGTTTGTATTCATGGTAAATACTTGAagaggaaaaataatgaaaataaggaTACTTACCTAAGTATCATAAATGTGCACAAAGTCATACCTGTGCAGGTACCTACTTTACACTATGTAGGTATCCAAGCAAATTGTTGTGGACACAACACATATTTTCTTAAGAATTAATATGATGTAACTTATTCAGacataagtaaatattattctatGCTGTACTATGTTGTCTCAATAAAGTTCTTTTGTAAGCACTCTCAGTAATGTGTTTGTTCAGCCATCGAGATAAGATGTAACAATCTGGGAATAGAGCTTAGCAAAAATAGCTGCTAGAGATGTAAGACCAAAGACATTATACATTGTACGACGAAATCTCTGCCATCTACAAAGTCACGGTATTTACTTAAATAGAGTCTTTAGAAAACCTCACACAATTAATCTAAAGACATTGTAGTTGCTATTCTAAGAGATATTCTGCTGACTGGTACCATTGTTATAAGTTtgataaacatattattattttgtgatttaAAACTTGTTATGTTTTTGCTTAGTCGAaaaggaaaacagtttttttgttgtGGTGCTATAAGCACACCTAAACTCCTCTTAACAGTACGTCCTAAACGACGTTTCAGTCTCTGGGTGTTCATCTCGGGATTACATAAGTATAACAAACGATACTATATAAAAACCCGGGTAAAATCTACTTGCTAATAAGAGTTAAATATGCGATGACTACGCTGATCCAACGCTAAGAAGGAGgtatgttattattaaatattagcaCAAATTCTTGAATGAAATGAGGCAAATCATACAATAGGTAGTTAGTTAGTACTTGGTGTACGTGATGCTCTGCACACCGTGTGTTTTGGTTACACTGTGTCCGGTGTGTCATGTGATATGCCGTACATATGCGTCATCTAAATTGAATCGCGAACTTGAGTTTCATAAGACGAATAGCATGGCATCCAAAAGCCCATTTCACGGGCAATAAAACTTTGGAGAGTATTGAATAATACCTCTATGAACACGTTTTCCTCAAAAGACAAAAGTCGTGTAAGAGCCTCCTTGCTATGGCATGCAGCTAAACTTGCCTTATCGTCACGATGATCGGTAAACCTTCTTTGATCTTAATTCAAATACCACAACACAAGCGTTCCTGTGTTCCAATCTAGAccgaagcaataaataaatcgtaTCAATATCAAGCAATCAGCACCGCTGTTTGCATTTCCAGTAAGTATGATTGAGTAGACATTAAGGATGATTGTACCTAAGACATAAATCCTGAGTGGTCTGTCTGTCCAGTCCACTTTGACGCATATCGCTTCTTCATAATACATACCATTAAAAGATAAGATTCAAATTGATTCATTTGGATCAAGTCATGTGCGTCACCGAGGTGATAAAAGGTATACTGTTTTTCGCGGTAGAGCCCCGTTCAAGTAAGTACCAGGCCACCAGAGGACAATTTTCTGTCCTCAATTAAAAGTGTTGGCATCACAAAACACTcattataataagtaaaattGGCAAACTGTCTGATGTTCCGCGTGTttataacattgtttttattgcttggtttttttttggtaagacAAGATAATCGAcctttgtttttgattttgaacACGTTCTGTAACCGAACTAATGGCACTGTACTTTATTCCATACATTCCATAGTTGTGGTTATTTCAATGAGTGGATCATAAATGCATGCATAAAACACGTTACCAACGTATTCACTGCACACTACATGCGATTGGCaattttttcttcataaatcaATAACTGTATATTAACAGACGCCCTTGAATCGATTCGCCACTTAATAAAAGGCTTTCAATATAATGATGCAGCAAAAAATGGCTTATGTATCAGAAATAGTTTTACCACATACgacaatataaaaagtaaagcaaTTTACCTATTTTGCCAATTTGTTTTTGCTGTATCTGTCTGcttctattaatattattacagcATTATAAAATCACTATAATCCAAATATACGTAGGCACTGTAGACGTATTTATTTAGTAGCTTACGCGAATAAAATTCTTTCAACAGCTGAAATGCTCGCTAAAATAGCACCCTGAATAATCAAGATACGCGTGTAACGCTCATTAGAATCTtccatttcatttaaataataacaattttatttcaacacATCACTTGATAGTTCACGTAACAATGTAATAGTGTAATTATGTGTGATTTAGTGGGTATTTTGGCAAGTATTTGTGTGATCGCGACTGGTATCCAACCGAAGTATATTCACACACTATTTATATTGCCTGCGTGACATCAATGGGCGTGTCTGTCACTATTTGAGGTTGTAGCACTAGAAACTTTAGTATCTGTGCGAAGGTCCAAAACATgttctattttaaataatagaGTTACAACATACCACGAATTGTTCGATTTTAgcatatatttttaacagaatAACCTCACGCCTGATTAGCTAGAAGGTTCACAGAAAACCcacatttattttttagcttAATGCTATAATGGACAAATCGATTACCATCGATTGACGGCGAAAACTGCTGAAGagatataaatgaaaaaaattgtAAAGCTGCAAAACATgcttaaaacataattatgagAAAGATTTTGTGAAGCGCCTTCTATCATTAAACTAAGTGTCAATTAAAAAATCCTAAATGTTacattgatattattttcatttatttcagtaTCTCTTAGCCGAATGATTAGCAAGTAAGATTATATAGGTAGCTAAACAGTTACGTCATATTGAGAATCCTTCCAAGTTAAGGTAAGGGTTCTACATGCTGAAAAACTCGGACAAACGAAATCTGACTGCTGAgaagacatttaaaaatatctttcaaTCTAGTCAAAATTAAAAGACTCGGTACATCTGCCTATAAGGAAATATGTGAAAATCGCTGATATCTAAAAAtcgtaaatatgtaaaaatcgCGAATAgctaatttagtttatttattagtttagtCTAGTAGAAAGTCTGAGAAATAATCCCACTAGGTAACACAACGCGTAAGAAGTCACGTAGGCATCTCGCGAGCAGCAATTTTAAAAGTAAGAGAATAACTGATGATAATCAATTGATGACTAATGAATAACTGTAAGAATAAAGTGAACTTTGCCTCCACACTTAAATTCCACTATATCAATTAGCAGGGCCACGCTCAAGTAGGTACTTCTTATATTTCATCAATTGAGCGAACATTACCTAGGCTTACATCATTACCTATACTGATGACATGCATACTCttattatgtacataaactTAGGTAAACAGGACACTGATTTAAAAATTCAGCTGGGTTTTACACGGCGAAGTAAATGTATTCGTTTTcctttcttaaaataaattaattttatttactcggTCTAAGCCCACCTAAAGCACTCGGTCGTTTTAACAGTTTATTAGAAATAGTCCTTCAAATATAACGTGTCTTGTGGTTTCAAGTATATCTGGTGTAGTGATAAAACAATATTACCTATAACGGATCGCAGTTCTTAGCGTACTATTTCTAGGAACATCTTGGATTTATGTTCGGCAACATAAAacttaatcaaatatttataatagtgaTTGCTTGAggatacataaaattttatggattttaaaaagaaaaatggtaatagatacatattgttttttttttttttaataaagttcaggaaaaaatgcaatttatcCTTTTGTGGCTAGttgtaatgtttatattttagccGGGATCTCATTAAACATTAGGTAATAGATACAGATTAATAAGCGTTTTAGTTTAGGTCGCCTATAATTGCTTGTGCTGTGTCTGCACATTAGTAGATATCGGAGTTTAAAGTCAGCAACAAAAGTGaacataaacaaaattacaCAATACGTCTAAGACTAagtatgttataattttgtatgttattttatttcttttcacGGTACATGGTGCTTTTCTATTTATCTGTAAGACATAGATATGATATTTTGCACCTGTTTCACAATAACTAAGTATGTGATTTTGTTTGATTTAGATGATAGAACAAAATACCCTGGATATCCGAAGATTCCAAACGTCACTAACTTGCGTCTGAGATTTTAgtgttcaattatttttatagtttatggaCTCTTCCTGCTGACCGTACTCATTTCTATGGGTTTGCAAATACGTCATTAGTACTTTAGGTACCTGTACCCTGCAACCATATTTATTAACCACTATGCGTTTAATGTCTATGTCTATTAAGAACAAAAGCAGAGGGATTACAGCCTTCTATGACTTTGATTACGTATTTAAGGTTCAAAAAACGCAACTCTTTGAAGTAGAACACATTCCTAAATAATTTTGGATTTTATCTTTAAATTCGATAATTAGCTTCACTAGGATATTATGAAGGCTTAAGAGTGATTTTATTAATGCTATACTATATTACTACTGGTTAGTAGCCTCAAAAGCTGTTGTGTTATTGAACCCTTaatttttgaagttttaataatttttttataagcaGAAGCCAACATTCGGCAGTGTTTTCCTTCTAAGTAGATATAGCCATCATCCCCGGTCATCTACTTTGAACAGTAGTTTTTACATTTCAGgcgaattttaatattttttgttggatAGTAAACCTGTAGTTTTCATTAAGTGATatactaaaatgtattttaatttttgtacacagGGAGCGCACGCGAAGGCGGATTGGTATGGCGCGGGTGCTCAGCCGAGTGCGACGCAGAAGACGGCGCGGCGGGTACGCTCACCGACGGCAACTCCAACCCAGGAGACAAGGTACACCAACCTACATATTGGTACCTAATAATAAGCATGATTGTCCATACTAACTTCCTCTGCAACCAGCATTTGAAGTCGTAAATTGACTTCAAATGCTGATGTATGTAAGTAAATTTCGAAATAACTCAAGCTCTTAAAGGAGTAATTACCAGCAGGCATTTTCCTCTCTAAATAACTCAAAAAACCAGGCTTAAAATGGAGTGCAACCTAACATATAGTATTCATTTTGGTAGACATTATGTAATTTGACAACTACCTGAGACGTGAAGAGTGTGCACGCGGTGCTTAATTGTGATTATGTCTAAAAgttataaaagcttttaagaAGAACTGAGGaatgtaaaattgaatttatacGATTACAAACTTGCATTTAAAATGCACTAGAAAAGTCTGTACCTAGTTTGAAGTGCTAGAAGTGCTCCAGAAAACGTGCAAAGTGGAAAATCTTATTTGCAAAATGTGTCCCGAGGACATTGTCGAGTAGAATGACAAATTCGATAAAGCCTTCACTATTTACAATGTCCTTCTGCAGCGAAGTCAATCTTCTTAGCGACCAAGTCGCCGCGAGCTTCATGTATTAAAAAGTTTTCTGGATTGTTCTTTTTGTTTGAGTGTCTCTTGGACTGTAGACTTTATGCTTCAGGCAATTTCCGACTTTAAAATGAGATGTTTCAAGGAAATTTTCAAACTTGCGTGTTTTTATTGGGTGCACAGCTGGAGGGGTCGGACGCAGCTCCGGACGACCCTGTTCACCTCAAGAGACGGGTGGGACTCTTCAGTGGGGTGGCTCTAATCGTCGGTACTATGATCGGTGAGTGATCTTCACAAATGCTCCTATCTTGCTTACCTCTGCGGTCTGAACAAGCTCATTTAtatggaaatataatttaattgagACAAACACTGGCTCTCAGCCCTAAGCTCTCGTTATTTATTCCATTGAATACAACCCAATCCAAACCTTTTGTCTTTGGGTACGGCAATTATACGGTTGACAAGAGctctttcaattattttaatcaagttACTCTAGGTCTATGATTTAGGTATTTACCTAGGCAATTTGTTACAATAACGTTACCTATATCATATTCAACTTTGATTTAGCATAAAAGCTTATTGTTTACCTTTTTAATTAGTAAGTAGCTACCTCAACATAATAACGTATAACCGAACAAATATTAACTTGGCTAACAAAAAGTAGAGCCTTTTGCAAATATTATGAAAACCGTgacttattatttataattcatcacatgatgtttaatttatttcatgtaaCCGTCACACGTGCTTACAGCACCAGCGTCACGGGCATATTGgctcaaagaaaaaatattcagatgtGCATCTGGCTCAAGATAAACATTTACTTACGCAAgatatgtaattaattactataatcaaaataaatatgattccCTCTGCAGCCCTGAATTCAAAATGCAGCgggaatgataaaaatatgttgatGTCTGAGTCTGTTAAGCCACGAGTAGCTGGTACAGAAACCACTTCTAACCTACATGATCTTCTTATATATCTACTTAATTTTCCCGCAACGAAATACTGCTTCAATTATCTTAATCGATTTCATTTCTGCGCACCTACAAAAAACTAGAAGTACAGATTTGATTAGGTACATAGCTACCTATAGAAAGGGAAGCTGCGGAAGCGAATTATTGATAGTAATAGGCTTCGGGCCAGAGATCTGTCATTGTTTAGAAGATTGTACTCTTCAACGTCACACGTCAACACTAAACGTAGTGCCCAACCGTGCCAAAGCGCTTACACCACGTGCCGGTGTAAAGTTTAAAACAATAAGAAACGTGTTCCTGAAAAACAAAATGGTACCCAACTCTTTATCAAGATGGCGGAGCAAATCCTACAGTATTCTGTTAAAAGTTGAAAAATTACCCTTTCAATAAGCAatacttatttgaaataaatagtgGAGGTGATGCAAAGTTGATCTTTGATCCAGAATAAATCCAGACATTCGTGTATACTGAATGATAGGAACTTTTGCGCACTTAGACAAAGTATAACGACATCCTATTGTGCCTATCTTGCCCATTCATACGGCGTAGATACTGTTGAACAATGTGCCTAATATTGAATGTTTGTTACCAGGTTCTGGAATATTCGTCTCGCCCTCTGGGCTGTTGGAGCGTACCGGTTCAGTGGGCATTAGCTTCATCATTTGGATGGCATGCGGCCTGCTCTCGCTTCTTGGTAAGTGGCACGTGGGAAATAATAAACGTTCACCAATCAGTCGCGTGACTGCCCAATGTACTTCAATCATTGAACTGCTTAACTGTCTCAACAAGCAATTGTATTCCTATCAGGAAGTTTAATAACATTGGAACAAAGTAGGCACATACCTATATAATCCTATCATCTTTGTTAGTATCTGACTTGTTGCCGGCCAgcttcaataatatttaatttcagttttaCACATTGGCAGTGTTGTAATTAACTTGCTTCATTTAGTGTAGTCCATGGTCTGTGGCACGTAGTCGTATTTATTGACTTTGCGTGCTATGCTAACATTATCGTGGGCTACATGAGTTCGTAGACATTATTGCGGTGGTCATAAAACTGCCTCATAGGTCCGTCATTGAATTGTCTATTTTACActtgtaattttgaattttgtaattAGGAGCGCTCGCGTACGCGGAGTTGGGAACGATGAACACGTCTTCAGGCGCTGAATACGCCTACTTTATGGACGCATTTGGAGGACCACCTGCATTCCTGTTTTCATGGGTAAATAACCACATCATACCCATGaaataatatctttttttaaataattacgtGAAATTCTCTGTCACATTCTTCTTTTTGCACACAGGTATCGACATTAGTACTGAAGCCATCTCAGATGGCTATAATATGTCTGAGCTTCGCAAAATATGCAGTGGAGCCATTCGTATCAGAATGTGAACCGCCGACGAGCCTCGTGAAACTTGTCGCGGTCATTTCTATTGGTACGTAAACGATAACCGAACATCAAACAATTTATTCAATGTGCTTGATTAAGGTTCGAAATAGACATCAGTAGTATGGGTTGATTGAAGTCAATGAGATGGCACCCGTTAGAAGCCATAAATAGTCGttgctaaattatattttttctttttcagtgaTGATATTAGCGGTTAATTGCTACAGTGTCAATTTAGCTACGAATGTACAGAACATCTTCACGGCAGCTAAACTGGGAGCGATTGCTATCATCGTGTGCGGTGGAGCTTATAAGTTAATATTAGGTAATGCATTTTAATCATTCAAGTCAGGCCCATATTCATATCCAAAAGCTTCTCCATTACAATGTAGAAACCTTCATATTGAAATGTGATGGAACCTGATCCGTTCCGTCTTGTAAATCAAAAGGATATGTATGTACAAAAGCTTGTAATGTACATACATCAGTGAATACATACCTGCACGATCGAGCGCTAAAAAGATTTCCATCAAATGATTCATCGCAATTAGGTGCCCTAACTGATGCTCAACGTATCCATTACCTAACTTTTTCATTATCCTAATGGGttgtaaatatttgttcaaaCACTGACGGTTGGTTGTTCGATATGGTGCAGGTAATACGCGACATTTACAGGAGCCCAACTTCGCAAGTAGCACCGCCACGCTGGGCAACATTGCCACGGCGTTCTACACTGGCCTCTGGGCATATGACGGTTGGAATAACCTGAACTATGTCACTGAGGAAATTAAGAATCCATCCAAGTAAGTGGTCTGCTCATTAGTCTGTTACATTGCCCTATATTCTGACTTATCAAACAATATACTTATGTACATACTGTGTCTCAATTTTAAATTACGCAATCTACCTAAAAACAACGTTTTGGCGGATGACTAGAAATGCATAcctaatttaattgaaatgtaGGTAACAAACCCTCGCGTTGAATTTATAGAACTTATGGGTTTGTGGACCCCGAAAAATCCGGAGTCTTTTTTTGATTATGAAAAGAGATACGCGTATTCTTAACTCGTCTAGCGAACACTTACAGATTACTTATACTAATTATTTGCTCTTATAAACCTTAATAGAAACTTACCGCTGAGCATAATAATCGGCATCCCCCTGGTGACGCTGTGCTACGCGCTGGTGAACGTATCATACCTGGCTGTGATGTCGGTGAGCGAGATGACGGACAGCGAGGCGGTGGCAGTCACCTTCGGGAACCGACTCCTCGGGCCCATGGCGTGGCTGATGCCGCTGGCCGTCACAATCTCTACTTTTGGATCAGCCAACGGGACACTGTTTGTCGCGGGAAGGTGAGTTAAAATCTCAATGATTATTAgcataattatatattatgaagctgacttttacttaaaaaaaaaattagattaAAATTCTAAAGGATGCTTACCTTCGTCGTTTTGCAGGTTGTGCTTCGCAGCATCACGAGAGGGTCATTTACTGGACATCTTATCCTACGTTCATGTTCGCCGTTTCACTCCAGCGCCTGGATTGATATTCCACGTAAGTGATGGATGGAAAATCAAACTCAATTGTGTTCGTTTCATAAAAAGCGATAGAATATAAAGCACTCTTACTAACGCTCTCGTATATTTTCAGTCTCTGATAGCAGTGGCGATGGTGCTCTACGGAACAATAGACTCGTTGATTGACTTCTTCTCGTTCACTGCATGGATCTTCTATGGTGGCGCGATGCTTGCCCTGATCGTAATGAGGCGTACCAAGCCGCATGCACCCAGACCGTACAAGGTACCAAAATgctcataaataatttatagacTTTTTTGAATCCAAAACCTCGTATCTGATGAGTCTATGAGAGCTCACACTTGTGAAGAATTTGCCCATTGGTTTGAGGCATTCCTCATCTTTAATAATCAATGTCTTTTTAGGTGCCGATAATAATCCCGTACGTCGTGTTGCTGGTGTCCACATACCTGGTGGTAGCGCCGATCGTGGACACGCCGCAGTGGGAGTATCTGTACGCCACCGCCTTCATATTCGCTGGCCTCTTGGTGTACGTGCCTTTCGTCAAGTGGGGCTACTCCTTACCGTTCATGGGTAAGAGTATAGTTAATTTTCTTGTTGTAATCATGTTTATAACTCTGAATAAAGAGTATAAAATGTGGGTGTAGTGTGTATCTTTCTAaccataaatgttttttttttttcagataaaataacagttttcctTCAAATGGTGTTGGAAGTGGTGCCAACATCAACGACCTTCGAATATTAGGCAACAGTCGGAGCTGGACTTTAAAGAAGCAATTGTGACAAAATTACTCGTCGATTTATTGTACCAtatctaaatattatttggATTTCGTACATTGTTAACTATTTTTGGTCCTATTTCACCTCCCCTCAAGAAAGTTTAAAAGGTactgttaacaaaaataatatattttgtaactatTGAATTACTCAATTTCTTGGAGGTGGTGATCTACCaagttacttaattaaaattttatataattttttgactGATAGGTATGTTCCTTATCCAAAATAAATGCCCACAATATTGTGTAAATGCAATAACTTGCTGTAAAGTTAAATTGTGTAACATCGTGTTAATAATGACTTAAACATTACATGGTATTTTGATGTTGTTGCAGCGTGAAGCTTTTTAcacttttgttttgaattttaagaaaaaatgttgTACTTATGAAATATATTTGGTAATAATGCAGTGTTAAAAATGTGAAAGCCAATGGCAATATTTTTTGCTATATCGTAGATAGTAAAGACATCATTTCATTAGTTTGCACGAATCATTCCTATGGGGACATGCATTTCGAGGTGTTGCCACTGCGCCATGTTGAATTGAAGCAAGGTAATCATGATTGCAGTAGCCAATATCCATTATGCGTCGTGGAAGGTGAGGCTTAAGGATAATGATCCAATTAAACGGTACTCAAGACAACTCTCTACGTATATTTTATGATCAACTTCTATAGTTGTTACGCGTATGAAATATTAATGTCTAGCCAGGCTATCTCTAAGCCCATATTGGGTTATTTCACCATACCTTACACCTTTATAGagattgtaaataataatacccTATAGAGAGGCTACCGAATGTTACATGTTGTCCTTAGTTCTCAACTACACAATGGGTCGTAAGAATGATAAACATACGTGGCATGCAGTAGTTCTCGATAAGACTCGAGCCCTGTTCGCATCACTATGAGTGATTGTGCTAAACTCATAGTTTGTAGGTCATCGACTCATTCATAGCCAACGTTAGAAGTAAAGAAGTAGGTATAgcaatgtgttttattttgataatataaatattaaatcatatTCGGTTTGCATTAAGAGTAATATTTACAGGGGGATAATACCTAAATAGTTTtgaagtacctatttgtttacGGTGCTGATACGCTAGGATTTTACCCAAGAAAGCAAGTAGGTAATTATCTGTAGATTGCCACTAATTGTACAATCGAGGTAATGCTTTAAAGTATTTAACTAAGATGTTAGTCAATACATTTCAAACGCTGATTGTACCAGACAGGTTTCTAAACGGCGGCACAAAAGCCCTAAGGTTAAtaatacatttacaaaaaaaaataatctcatCTACTTTGGCGGATAGTAATTATCCCTTTTGAAAGACTAAAGTGTGTGTTAACCATAGCTATTAAAAATGATTCAATGGTTGATGCTTGCGACCGGTAAAATTTGGTCCTATCATTCCTTACCGGGGCAAGCGATGCCATCGACTTTTTatcgaagatatttttttatatttattgattgtATTATAAtacttgttttttattaatcgTTCGTTTTAAAATCTTACATTTTAGTGACATTGCAGTAAATTAGGCATAGTTTtggaaattaatttgaataagttGCCCAATTGTTTTGTTCCATTGTATTATCTAGCAGTTCAGACATTTAAGAGTACATAATTTGTATAGTTATATACTAAGCAAACACGGGCACACAGAAAGTACACACCTAACGATGTGATATTGTTATGGGTAAAAACGaatggttttattttgtgtacagaaaatatcataaacatacctatacttacataatataatgtGTGTACTTATCTCTGAAAGAGATcagaattatttattgttatatactaccattgaaatgaaattttaaataaagacaaATAAACTATATTCGTGTTTTCTTCCTCGAAAGCCCCGCTCagagtgtaaattaaaacaacaagATATGTTCAACAATTTATTGTTGTCAATAAACAAAGATCACAGATCTCTGAACAGTTCTATACCATTCGAAATATTTTGGCGATAATACAGCAATTAAGAGCAGGTGGGCAGGCAGGAGATAAATGGAAAAGCAAAAGAAACGTAATTCGCTTACAGTTAAATAATTCACATGCAAAGAGCAAACCTACTCTATATTATTGTCTATATTAAGTTCATTATACTAAAAAGCCAACATAAAAAGGGATGGCAGTCAA harbors:
- the LOC124640524 gene encoding b(0,+)-type amino acid transporter 1 isoform X3, producing the protein MDFKKKNGSAREGGLVWRGCSAECDAEDGAAGTLTDGNSNPGDKLEGSDAAPDDPVHLKRRVGLFSGVALIVGTMIGSGIFVSPSGLLERTGSVGISFIIWMACGLLSLLGALAYAELGTMNTSSGAEYAYFMDAFGGPPAFLFSWVSTLVLKPSQMAIICLSFAKYAVEPFVSECEPPTSLVKLVAVISIVMILAVNCYSVNLATNVQNIFTAAKLGAIAIIVCGGAYKLILGNTRHLQEPNFASSTATLGNIATAFYTGLWAYDGWNNLNYVTEEIKNPSKNLPLSIIIGIPLVTLCYALVNVSYLAVMSVSEMTDSEAVAVTFGNRLLGPMAWLMPLAVTISTFGSANGTLFVAGRLCFAASREGHLLDILSYVHVRRFTPAPGLIFHSLIAVAMVLYGTIDSLIDFFSFTAWIFYGGAMLALIVMRRTKPHAPRPYKVPIIIPYVVLLVSTYLVVAPIVDTPQWEYLYATAFIFAGLLVYVPFVKWGYSLPFMDKITVFLQMVLEVVPTSTTFEY
- the LOC124640524 gene encoding b(0,+)-type amino acid transporter 1 isoform X2, whose translation is MHHHEQTPGNACNGSAREGGLVWRGCSAECDAEDGAAGTLTDGNSNPGDKLEGSDAAPDDPVHLKRRVGLFSGVALIVGTMIGSGIFVSPSGLLERTGSVGISFIIWMACGLLSLLGALAYAELGTMNTSSGAEYAYFMDAFGGPPAFLFSWVSTLVLKPSQMAIICLSFAKYAVEPFVSECEPPTSLVKLVAVISIVMILAVNCYSVNLATNVQNIFTAAKLGAIAIIVCGGAYKLILGNTRHLQEPNFASSTATLGNIATAFYTGLWAYDGWNNLNYVTEEIKNPSKNLPLSIIIGIPLVTLCYALVNVSYLAVMSVSEMTDSEAVAVTFGNRLLGPMAWLMPLAVTISTFGSANGTLFVAGRLCFAASREGHLLDILSYVHVRRFTPAPGLIFHSLIAVAMVLYGTIDSLIDFFSFTAWIFYGGAMLALIVMRRTKPHAPRPYKVPIIIPYVVLLVSTYLVVAPIVDTPQWEYLYATAFIFAGLLVYVPFVKWGYSLPFMDKITVFLQMVLEVVPTSTTFEY
- the LOC124640524 gene encoding b(0,+)-type amino acid transporter 1 isoform X4 is translated as MGGGKGSAREGGLVWRGCSAECDAEDGAAGTLTDGNSNPGDKLEGSDAAPDDPVHLKRRVGLFSGVALIVGTMIGSGIFVSPSGLLERTGSVGISFIIWMACGLLSLLGALAYAELGTMNTSSGAEYAYFMDAFGGPPAFLFSWVSTLVLKPSQMAIICLSFAKYAVEPFVSECEPPTSLVKLVAVISIVMILAVNCYSVNLATNVQNIFTAAKLGAIAIIVCGGAYKLILGNTRHLQEPNFASSTATLGNIATAFYTGLWAYDGWNNLNYVTEEIKNPSKNLPLSIIIGIPLVTLCYALVNVSYLAVMSVSEMTDSEAVAVTFGNRLLGPMAWLMPLAVTISTFGSANGTLFVAGRLCFAASREGHLLDILSYVHVRRFTPAPGLIFHSLIAVAMVLYGTIDSLIDFFSFTAWIFYGGAMLALIVMRRTKPHAPRPYKVPIIIPYVVLLVSTYLVVAPIVDTPQWEYLYATAFIFAGLLVYVPFVKWGYSLPFMDKITVFLQMVLEVVPTSTTFEY
- the LOC124640524 gene encoding b(0,+)-type amino acid transporter 1 isoform X1; the protein is MCDAMRDKLAALLRSSVHAPAHQHTDKLHNGTFGPVLVFTNEGSAREGGLVWRGCSAECDAEDGAAGTLTDGNSNPGDKLEGSDAAPDDPVHLKRRVGLFSGVALIVGTMIGSGIFVSPSGLLERTGSVGISFIIWMACGLLSLLGALAYAELGTMNTSSGAEYAYFMDAFGGPPAFLFSWVSTLVLKPSQMAIICLSFAKYAVEPFVSECEPPTSLVKLVAVISIVMILAVNCYSVNLATNVQNIFTAAKLGAIAIIVCGGAYKLILGNTRHLQEPNFASSTATLGNIATAFYTGLWAYDGWNNLNYVTEEIKNPSKNLPLSIIIGIPLVTLCYALVNVSYLAVMSVSEMTDSEAVAVTFGNRLLGPMAWLMPLAVTISTFGSANGTLFVAGRLCFAASREGHLLDILSYVHVRRFTPAPGLIFHSLIAVAMVLYGTIDSLIDFFSFTAWIFYGGAMLALIVMRRTKPHAPRPYKVPIIIPYVVLLVSTYLVVAPIVDTPQWEYLYATAFIFAGLLVYVPFVKWGYSLPFMDKITVFLQMVLEVVPTSTTFEY